TGAAGACAGTTCCTGAGGATCTGATCGAGAGCTTGGTCCTTGACGTGAGTGATCTAGATGTAGGCGACTTCATCAAAGTTAGTAACCTAAAAGTTCCAGCAAGCTGGGAAATTATGGTGAACGGGGATCCGATCGTGGCTGCAGTTCTGAAAACGAAAGCTCTACTTGCTCAAGAGAGAGCGGACGCTAAAGAAGCTGCTGGCGATAAAAAGGGCGGTAAAAAGGGGAAATAATTTCTCCTTATAGTGATCTAACTTGGGATACGGTATTGTATGAAGCTAATTGTCGGACTGGGTAATCCCGGAGACAAATACAATAATAACCGATCTAATATCGGCTTCAAGATTCTAGACGTTATTGCAAATAACATTAACGTAGAGATCAAAACGAAGAAGAAGAAATCTCTGATCGGAAGAGGAGACTTCGAAGGCGAAGAGGTTGTATTACTCAAACCTCAAACTTTCAGTGACCTCTCCGGAGAGTCCGTATTGTACATTGCTTCCTTCCTGAAAATTCAGGTTCAGGATATTCTTGTAATTCACGAAGATTGGACCTTGCCCTTGGGAAAAATCGTAGTGGATAAGGGAGCAAATGGAAACGAGAATCCGGGAGTTAAATCCGTTGTTCAGTCCTTGCGTTCTCCGAATTTCGTCCGTATTAGGATCGGAATCGGTAACGATCATTTCGACGGATCTAACTTGGATAGTTTCTTAAAAGAGGATTTCCAACCTTTGGAAAACCTAAGTCTGATTCAGATCATCAACGACGCCGAGGCTGCAATTCGTTCAATCAGTCTTGGTGATATCGAAGATGTGATCGAAAAATACAGACTTTAAACCAGCGTCGAATGCCGCGACCGTTCGGTCTGCGGCTTATTCTTTTGAATTCCTTCCCTGAACGAAAACTCCTTTACTTTTCGGGAAAAAAAGGGACTCTGAATATGGGGAACTTTTTTACCAAAATCGGTTTCCAAAGCTATATCGATTCCGGTGGGCGCGGAAAGTTTTGATTACCTTCCGAGTCTAAGATATGGGAAGAAAGCGGCTCCGAAAGAGATGCGGAGTTTGGGAGTAATATATGAATAACAATAATAAAGGTCTGAGATTACTGATCCTTTTCATTTTGGTGATCTTAGGCGTATCGTTCTTTTCCACTCAAATAAAGGATATTTGGGGAAGAAATCCGGAAGTCATTCCGTTCTCCCAGTTCATGAGTATGTTGGAGCCGGATGGGGCTTCCAAACCTAAAGGCAAATTGATCAAGATAAAAGACTCCAAGTTTCCTGGCTGCGATAAGCTAGTGATGGAAGGAGACCTGATCAAAGGTTGCTACGAGCCTTTCGAGGGAGAGATCAAGATCCCTGTTCGTTTCGAGACCAAAGTGGCTCCTATCGACAAGGACTTCCTTTCTTCATTAAGAAGAACGAATATAGATTTCGAAGTAGTTTCCGTTGAGAACGGACACGGATTCGGAATGCTGAGTTCCTTCCTTCTCGTAGGTGTAATCGGTATTTTCATATTTTACTTTTTCATTATGCGTCAGGTCCAGTCTACCGGCAATAAGGCTTTCTCTTTCGGTAAGTCCAAAGCCAAGATGACTGTGGATCCTAAGGTCAAGGTCAGCTTTGCAGACGTTGCAGGCTGCGAAGAAGCTAAGACCGAGCTCGTAGAGATCATCGAATTCTTAAAAGATCCTAAGAAATTCCAAGCAATGGGAGCTCGGATCCCAACAGGAGTTTTATTAGTAGGTCCTCCAGGAACAGGTAAGACCCTTCTTGCAAGAGCAGTTGCGGGAGAGGCAGGAGTTCCATTCTTCAGTATCTCCGGCTCCGACTTCGTAGAAATGTTCGTGGGTGTGGGAGCTTCTCGTGTTCGTGACTTATTCGAACAAGGTAAGAAGAATTCTCCTTGTATCATCTTCATCGACGAGATCGACGCAGTAGGTAGACTGAGAGGCGCCGGATGGGGCGGGGGTCATGACGAGAGAGAGCAGACACTGAACCAAATGCTCGTTGAGATGGACGGATTCGAGAAGAACGAAGGCGTGATCGTAATGGCTGCGACAAACCGCGCAGACGTTTTGGATCCAGCTCTTCTCAGACCGGGACGTTTTGACCGACAAGTTATCGTAGATCTTCCTGACCTGAACGGAAGAGAGCAGATCCTGAAAGTTCACTCCAGAAAAGTTCCTTTAACTAGCGATATTTCTTTGAACTCAATTGCGAGAGGAACCCCTGGATTTACCGGTGCTGATCTTTCCAACCTGATCAATGAGGCAGCTTTACTTGCGGCTCGTAAGAATAAGAAACGAGTCACTCAAGAAGAATTGGAAGAGGCACGTGACAAGGTCATGATGGGGCCGGAGCGTAGATCCTTCTTCATTTCCGAAAAGGAAAAAGAGGTCATCGCATTTCACGAAGCAGGTCACGCTATTCTTGGAACCTTACTCGCTTATACCGAGCCTGTGCATAAGGTGACCATCATTCCTAGAGGAAGAGCGTTAGGTCTGACTCAATCTCTTCCTACAGAAGACAAGCATATTCATACTAAGGCATACTGGTTGGATCAAATCGTGGTCTGTATGGGAGGATTCATCGCAGAAGAATATAAGTTCAAGATGACTTCTACCGGATCCAGCAATGATATCCAGCAAGCCACCAATATCGCGAGAAGAATGGTTTGTGATTGGGGAATGTCCGAAAAACTCGGAACGATCA
Above is a window of Leptospira semungkisensis DNA encoding:
- the pth gene encoding aminoacyl-tRNA hydrolase, producing the protein MKLIVGLGNPGDKYNNNRSNIGFKILDVIANNINVEIKTKKKKSLIGRGDFEGEEVVLLKPQTFSDLSGESVLYIASFLKIQVQDILVIHEDWTLPLGKIVVDKGANGNENPGVKSVVQSLRSPNFVRIRIGIGNDHFDGSNLDSFLKEDFQPLENLSLIQIINDAEAAIRSISLGDIEDVIEKYRL
- the ftsH gene encoding ATP-dependent zinc metalloprotease FtsH; the protein is MNNNNKGLRLLILFILVILGVSFFSTQIKDIWGRNPEVIPFSQFMSMLEPDGASKPKGKLIKIKDSKFPGCDKLVMEGDLIKGCYEPFEGEIKIPVRFETKVAPIDKDFLSSLRRTNIDFEVVSVENGHGFGMLSSFLLVGVIGIFIFYFFIMRQVQSTGNKAFSFGKSKAKMTVDPKVKVSFADVAGCEEAKTELVEIIEFLKDPKKFQAMGARIPTGVLLVGPPGTGKTLLARAVAGEAGVPFFSISGSDFVEMFVGVGASRVRDLFEQGKKNSPCIIFIDEIDAVGRLRGAGWGGGHDEREQTLNQMLVEMDGFEKNEGVIVMAATNRADVLDPALLRPGRFDRQVIVDLPDLNGREQILKVHSRKVPLTSDISLNSIARGTPGFTGADLSNLINEAALLAARKNKKRVTQEELEEARDKVMMGPERRSFFISEKEKEVIAFHEAGHAILGTLLAYTEPVHKVTIIPRGRALGLTQSLPTEDKHIHTKAYWLDQIVVCMGGFIAEEYKFKMTSTGSSNDIQQATNIARRMVCDWGMSEKLGTINYGSGHESPFLGRDMGQSNKAYSEEFAAMIDKEIRDIVLTCLNKGRELVRKNSAKFENLAKALLAKETVSHDELMAIVHPANEEPKKKTERSTKKEKGGEMPGKPAYSTGVE